The nucleotide sequence TTCCGATCTCGCCGCGCTCATAGAGCGTCACCGCATCCAGCGAGAATGCGGAGAACGTGGTGTAGCCGCCGAGGATGCCGGTCATGATGAACAGCCGCCACGGCTGCGACGCATCGCCCTTGAAAGCGAGATAGCCGGCGATGAGACCCATCACCAGCGAACCCGTGATGTTGATCAGGAAAGTCCCGTAGGGAAAGTTGAGGCCCCATGCGCGGGCGCAGCCGACATTGACCGCATGCCGAAGCGACGCGCCCAGACCACCACCGACAAAGACAAGAAGATAGTTCATCAACATTCAGGCCGATTGGGACATCGTCTCAAAAAAGGGGCCGCAAATTGCGGCCCCTCGGTTGATTGCAGTGGTTACGCCGCTTTCGTGTACAGCGACTCGACGTATTCCCAGTTCACGAGGTGATCGACGAACGCCTTCAGATAGTCCGGGCGGCGATTGCGGTAGTCGATGTAGTAGGAGTGCTCCCACACGTCGACGCCGAGGATCGGCGTTGCGCCGTGAACCAGCGGGCTTTCGCCGTTCGGGGTCTTGGAGATTTCGAGCTTGCCGTTCTTGACCGAAAGCCAGGCCCAGCCGGAGCCGAACTGACC is from Afipia massiliensis and encodes:
- the crcB gene encoding fluoride efflux transporter CrcB translates to MNYLLVFVGGGLGASLRHAVNVGCARAWGLNFPYGTFLINITGSLVMGLIAGYLAFKGDASQPWRLFIMTGILGGYTTFSAFSLDAVTLYERGEIGMALFYVVGSVVLSIAGLVAGLALVRHFA